In Pseudomonas sp. Q1-7, the genomic window GGCGATCAGGGCGAGGACGAAGAACAGCACGCCGGCGCTGAGGGTGGTGATGACGATGGCGCGCGGGATGTCGCGTTTCGGGTCGCGGGCCTCCTCGGCCAGGGTGGAGACTGCGTCGAAGCCGAGGAAGGACAGGCAGAGCACCGCCGCACCGGCCATCAGCGGCGCCAGGCCGGGCTGGCTGCCGTCGCCGATGAAGGGGGCGCTGAAGTCGATGGGCGCACCCATGAGGCTTTTTCCGGCCATGGCCAGGAAGACCGCGACGAACACCAGTTGGGCAATGACGATCAGGTTGCTCATGCCCGATACCGAGCTGATGCCCAACACGTTGAGCACTGTCACCAGGCCGATGGCGCCCACCACGAAGACCCAGGCCGGCACTTCGGGGAAGGCGATGTTGAGGAAGAGGCCGATCACCAGGTAATTGATCATCGGCAGGAACAGGTAATCCAGCAGCAGCGACCAGCCGGCGAGAAAGCCCACGCCGGGGCCGAAACTCAGGCTGGTATAGGAATAGGCCGAACCGGCAATGGGATAGCGGCGCACCATGTAGCTGTAGGACAGGGCGGTGAAGATCATCGCCAGCAGGGTCACCACGTAGGCCAGGGCGGTGCGGCCGCCGGTCATTTCGGTGACTACGCCGTAGGTGGTGAAGATGGTCAGCGGCACCATGTAGACCAGGCCGAAGAACACCAGGGCGGGCAGCCCGAGGATTCGCCTGAGGGCCGTGCCCTGGGCGCTGTGGGCGTAGTCGCTGGGCAGCCCGGTGCGGGTGTCGAGGCTGGCGGAAGGGATAGTCATTGTTCTTCTCTCCAAGGCTTTACTGAGCGCCGCTGGGCGGCGCCTGGGTCGCGGTGCGGGCGATCCATGCAGGTGCGAGGCCGGGTCCGTTGCGCATCCGGCGGTGCGCGGGCAGTCAGTAAGGGGAGGGGCGAGGTATCGGTGGGACGGTGGAGGCGAAGGCGGTGCGGATCGAAAGTGCGCGGGACATCGTCGTTTCTCTCTAGCCATTGTTCTTGTTGAATCGGCGCCTGCTGTGGGCGCCTGCTAGTCGCATGCCGTTCGATTCTGTCAGCGACGCACCGGGGGCATAACCCTGCAAAGGGTCAATAAGGGATCGAGATGGCCAACTTGCATGGCCGTGTGGAATGGTTTGAATGCGCTCGCCGGTAGGTTGGTGCGGGCCACGCTGGTCCGAGCTTGCGAGGCCCAACGAGCAGATGTCGGACCCGCCGCGCGTGGTGCGTAGGATGGGTGCAGCTTGCGAACCCCATCACCTTCGTCGATGGGGTTCGCTTCGCTCTACGCCATCCTACGGTCCTTGCTTTTACTTCTTGAGCTTGGTCCACACCTTGCTGCGCAGGGACAGGGCTTTTGGCGAGCAGAGCTTGAAGGTGCGCAGGCGGTCCAGCTTGTCCTGCGGGGTGTTGATGGCCGGGTCGTCGAACAGCGCCTGCTCCATGAACTTGTCCGAGCCTTCCACGGCGTTGTTGTACTTGGCG contains:
- a CDS encoding APC family permease, with the protein product MTIPSASLDTRTGLPSDYAHSAQGTALRRILGLPALVFFGLVYMVPLTIFTTYGVVTEMTGGRTALAYVVTLLAMIFTALSYSYMVRRYPIAGSAYSYTSLSFGPGVGFLAGWSLLLDYLFLPMINYLVIGLFLNIAFPEVPAWVFVVGAIGLVTVLNVLGISSVSGMSNLIVIAQLVFVAVFLAMAGKSLMGAPIDFSAPFIGDGSQPGLAPLMAGAAVLCLSFLGFDAVSTLAEEARDPKRDIPRAIVITTLSAGVLFFVLALIAQLVFPGSRFQDVDAAANEVMLQAGGQFLAAFFTATYVAGAAGSALASQASVARILYSMGRDGILPRRLFGTLSARFQTPTAAILIVSLVSLLAVTIDLATLASMISFGALVAFSAVNLAVIRTYLFDGRPRTGADLLRYGLVPLIGFALIAWLWTSLSALTLAIGLGWFAVGLAYLAVQTGGFRRPAPHVQFSEHE